One Microbacterium sp. W4I20 DNA window includes the following coding sequences:
- a CDS encoding glycine betaine ABC transporter substrate-binding protein, which produces MKTTTRFASASIATLALGAIVLTGCSAGAGGGSSAQGDELEGLTGEIGSKDFSEQYILAHLTAALLNAHGADVEANTKLVGSANVRQALENDQFLGYWEYTGTSWITYNGNTAPVQGAEAQFDAVKEADAANDIAWLDPAPFNNTYAFAIREDEARKLDVKTLSDVAELPAGDQTFCIESEFSTRDDGMPGLSEAYGFDAAITMLDTGVIYTATEKGDDCNFGEVFQTDGRIPALGLVVMEDDKEFFPSYQGGFTLKQSTLDEYPAIADVIAEVSPLLTTEVMQELNALVDVEGEDPEDVAIEWLEEQGLI; this is translated from the coding sequence ATGAAGACCACCACCAGATTCGCCTCCGCGTCGATCGCCACCCTCGCTCTGGGAGCGATCGTCCTCACGGGCTGCTCGGCCGGCGCCGGCGGAGGATCGTCCGCCCAGGGCGACGAGCTCGAAGGCCTCACCGGCGAGATCGGTTCGAAGGACTTCTCGGAGCAGTACATCCTCGCGCACCTCACGGCCGCGCTCCTCAACGCCCACGGCGCCGACGTCGAGGCGAACACCAAGCTCGTCGGATCGGCGAACGTGCGCCAGGCGCTCGAGAACGACCAGTTCCTCGGCTACTGGGAGTACACCGGCACGTCCTGGATCACCTACAACGGCAACACCGCTCCCGTGCAGGGCGCCGAGGCGCAGTTCGACGCCGTGAAGGAAGCGGATGCCGCCAACGACATCGCCTGGCTCGATCCTGCGCCGTTCAACAACACCTACGCCTTCGCGATCCGTGAGGACGAGGCGAGGAAGCTCGACGTGAAGACGCTCAGCGATGTCGCGGAGCTGCCGGCCGGCGATCAGACTTTCTGCATCGAGAGCGAGTTCTCGACCCGCGACGACGGGATGCCGGGTCTCAGCGAGGCCTACGGCTTCGACGCCGCGATCACGATGCTCGACACCGGCGTCATCTACACCGCGACCGAGAAGGGCGACGACTGCAACTTCGGCGAGGTCTTCCAGACGGACGGACGCATCCCTGCGCTCGGCCTGGTGGTCATGGAGGACGACAAGGAGTTCTTCCCGAGCTACCAGGGTGGATTCACGCTGAAGCAGTCGACGCTCGACGAGTACCCGGCGATCGCCGACGTGATCGCGGAGGTCAGCCCGCTGCTCACCACCGAGGTCATGCAGGAGCTCAACGCGCTCGTGGACGTCGAGGGCGAGGACCCCGAAGACGTCGCGATCGAGTGGCTCGAAGAGCAGGGCCTGATCTGA
- a CDS encoding ABC transporter permease, producing MSTDQIVPSTTTVLQTQPVPRRGMPTALRRLMPLIVVALVLLATFLWVSSLELDSIEQRTLNGGYIAARIGEHLVLSILAAVLVAVLAIPAGIAVSRSRSRVFRGIVIGIANIGQATPAIGVVILLAIVWQTGFTTALVALVVYSFLPVLQNTIAGLAQVDPNIKESARGMGMRPGQVLRRVELPLASPVILAGLRTALVFAVGVATVATFINAGGLGDMIVNGLKLQRYPVLLVGAILVAAIAVLIDWAAGVVEDIVRPKGL from the coding sequence ATGTCGACCGATCAGATCGTGCCGTCGACGACGACGGTGCTGCAGACTCAGCCGGTTCCACGGCGCGGGATGCCCACGGCACTGCGCCGGCTGATGCCGCTGATCGTCGTGGCGCTCGTACTGCTCGCGACCTTCCTGTGGGTCTCGAGCCTCGAGCTCGACTCGATCGAGCAGCGCACGCTCAACGGCGGGTACATCGCCGCGCGTATCGGGGAACACCTCGTGCTCTCGATCCTCGCCGCCGTCCTCGTCGCGGTGCTCGCGATCCCGGCCGGCATCGCCGTCAGCCGCTCCCGCTCGCGGGTCTTCCGCGGCATCGTGATCGGCATCGCGAACATCGGTCAGGCCACGCCCGCCATCGGCGTCGTGATCCTGCTCGCGATCGTCTGGCAGACCGGGTTCACGACGGCGCTCGTCGCCCTGGTCGTGTACTCGTTCCTCCCGGTGCTGCAGAACACGATCGCCGGCCTCGCCCAGGTCGACCCCAACATCAAGGAGTCCGCCCGGGGCATGGGCATGCGCCCCGGTCAGGTGCTGCGCCGGGTCGAACTGCCGCTCGCCTCGCCGGTGATCCTCGCCGGTCTCCGCACGGCCCTCGTCTTCGCGGTCGGCGTCGCCACCGTCGCCACCTTCATCAACGCCGGCGGCCTCGGCGACATGATCGTCAACGGTCTCAAGCTCCAGCGCTACCCCGTGCTGCTCGTCGGCGCCATCCTCGTCGCCGCGATCGCCGTGCTCATCGACTGGGCCGCCGGCGTGGTCGAGGACATCGTCCGCCCCAAAGGTCTCTGA
- a CDS encoding ABC transporter ATP-binding protein produces the protein MSDISTNTGVLTSLASQQGGVDIVLDQITKQYPGQTAPAVEDFSMRIEPGELVMFVGPSGCGKTTTMKMINRIIEPTSGSIRINGDDVLSLDGNELRRHIGYVIQQIGLFPHFTIAENIAVVPRLLGWTKQRTAERVEELLTTVQLDPGIFANRYPSQLSGGQQQRVGVARALAADPPVMLMDEPFGATDPITRERLQAEFLRLQADIGKTIIFVTHDFEEAIRMGDRIAVLSERSHIEQFDTPARILAHPANDYVRSFIGEGAALKRLALIPVETARIGAIDASAPDAAIDESSSLRQALDLLVLTGAPRITVTRAGQPVGSIDQAAISEALGVEPRAHRSDRPAEA, from the coding sequence GTGTCTGACATCTCCACGAACACCGGCGTTCTCACCTCCCTCGCATCGCAGCAGGGCGGCGTCGACATCGTCCTCGACCAGATCACCAAGCAGTACCCCGGACAGACCGCTCCCGCAGTCGAGGACTTCTCGATGCGCATCGAGCCGGGGGAACTCGTCATGTTCGTCGGCCCCAGCGGCTGCGGCAAGACCACGACCATGAAGATGATCAACCGCATCATCGAACCCACCTCCGGGTCGATCCGCATCAACGGCGACGACGTCCTCTCGTTGGACGGCAACGAGCTGCGCCGCCACATCGGCTACGTCATCCAGCAGATCGGGCTCTTCCCGCACTTCACCATCGCGGAGAACATCGCGGTCGTCCCGCGCCTGCTGGGCTGGACGAAGCAGCGCACCGCGGAACGCGTGGAAGAACTCCTCACCACCGTGCAGCTCGACCCCGGCATCTTCGCGAACCGCTACCCGAGCCAGCTCTCCGGCGGTCAGCAGCAGCGCGTGGGGGTGGCTCGCGCGCTCGCCGCCGACCCGCCGGTGATGCTCATGGACGAGCCCTTCGGTGCCACCGACCCCATCACCCGCGAGCGTCTGCAGGCCGAGTTCCTTCGGCTGCAGGCCGACATCGGGAAGACGATCATCTTCGTCACGCACGACTTCGAAGAAGCGATCCGGATGGGCGACCGCATCGCGGTGCTCAGCGAACGCAGCCACATCGAGCAGTTCGACACCCCGGCCCGCATCCTCGCCCATCCGGCCAACGACTATGTGCGATCGTTCATCGGCGAGGGCGCTGCCCTCAAGCGTCTCGCCCTGATCCCCGTCGAGACCGCCCGCATCGGTGCGATCGACGCGTCGGCCCCGGATGCTGCCATCGACGAGTCATCCTCGCTCCGCCAGGCTCTCGACCTCCTCGTGCTCACCGGAGCCCCGCGGATCACCGTCACTCGCGCCGGACAGCCGGTGGGCTCGATCGACCAGGCCGCGATCTCCGAGGCGCTCGGCGTCGAACCGCGTGCGCACCGCTCCGACCGCCCGGCGGAGGCGTGA
- a CDS encoding ABC transporter permease, producing MTGFSWEGLWVFLNRRADDVLELTRDHLVVVVISIALASLIGIGLGILVRNRRIARTTVLTASAIAITIPSLALLALLSPVLGLGWLPTVVALVFYSLLPIVRNTVVGLREVPLSVLESARGMGLSPTRVLFTVQLPIARPVIMTGVRVAAQLTVGIAAIAAYVAGPGLGEYIFKGLSSLGSKNALNYALTGTVAVIILALVLDGILILVARLTTSRGLRV from the coding sequence TTGACCGGATTCAGCTGGGAAGGCCTCTGGGTCTTCCTCAACCGCCGCGCGGACGACGTGCTCGAACTCACCCGGGACCATCTCGTGGTCGTCGTGATCTCGATCGCCCTCGCCTCGCTCATCGGCATCGGCCTCGGCATCCTGGTGCGTAACCGTCGCATCGCCCGCACCACGGTGCTCACGGCATCCGCCATCGCGATCACGATCCCCTCTCTCGCGCTGCTCGCGCTCCTGAGCCCCGTGCTCGGTCTCGGATGGCTGCCGACCGTCGTCGCCCTCGTCTTCTACTCACTCCTGCCGATCGTGCGCAACACGGTCGTCGGCCTGCGCGAGGTCCCCTTGTCGGTGCTCGAATCGGCCCGCGGCATGGGGCTCAGCCCGACTCGCGTGCTCTTCACGGTGCAGCTGCCGATCGCCCGGCCGGTCATCATGACCGGCGTCCGGGTGGCCGCTCAGCTCACCGTCGGCATTGCCGCGATCGCCGCCTACGTCGCCGGCCCCGGACTCGGCGAGTACATCTTCAAGGGCCTGTCGTCACTCGGCTCGAAGAACGCCCTCAACTATGCGCTGACCGGCACCGTCGCCGTGATCATCCTCGCGCTCGTCCTCGACGGCATCCTCATCCTCGTCGCTCGTCTCACCACCTCAAGGGGTCTCCGTGTCTGA
- a CDS encoding IclR family transcriptional regulator: protein MDSTPSPRRNSSGLSRDIEILELLGSEDSLRSGGLGVSQVAQLTGRDKAVVSRTLATLAEAGLLERDEESLRYLLGPRLYALSARTASTTLVHASRSILRRLVQSTRETSHLCVLRGGNVLTLLSELSPHDVRTTGWAGTTTAAWRTPSGRALLSDWDEESLAQWYEEHGQDRPLVGSFDRADASEFPVLDAPPPGNAPVTDLDSLLTELARIREQGFALSDEELEFGVVAASAPIIDFTGRVVAAVNVSAPKARIGHRLDALGGLVARAARELSSRLGAS from the coding sequence ATGGATTCGACACCATCCCCCCGACGGAACTCCTCCGGTCTGAGCCGCGATATCGAGATCCTCGAACTCCTTGGCTCCGAAGACTCGCTGCGGTCGGGCGGTCTCGGGGTGTCCCAAGTCGCGCAGCTCACGGGCCGGGACAAGGCCGTCGTGTCCCGAACGCTGGCCACGCTCGCCGAGGCCGGACTGCTGGAACGCGACGAGGAATCCCTCCGCTACCTGCTCGGCCCGCGGCTCTATGCCCTCTCCGCCCGCACGGCGAGCACCACCCTCGTGCACGCGTCGCGCAGCATCCTGCGCCGCCTCGTCCAATCCACCAGGGAGACCAGTCACCTCTGCGTCCTGCGCGGCGGGAACGTCCTCACTCTTCTCAGCGAGCTGAGCCCCCACGACGTCCGCACCACGGGGTGGGCCGGTACGACGACCGCGGCGTGGCGCACTCCGTCCGGTCGGGCGCTGCTGAGCGACTGGGACGAGGAATCCCTGGCCCAGTGGTACGAAGAGCATGGGCAGGACCGCCCGCTCGTCGGCTCATTCGATCGCGCGGATGCTTCCGAGTTCCCCGTGCTCGATGCGCCGCCGCCCGGCAACGCCCCCGTCACCGACCTCGACAGTCTGCTCACCGAGCTCGCCCGCATCCGCGAGCAGGGGTTCGCCCTGTCCGACGAGGAACTCGAGTTCGGTGTCGTCGCAGCGTCCGCTCCGATCATCGACTTCACCGGACGCGTCGTGGCAGCCGTGAACGTCAGCGCTCCCAAAGCCCGTATCGGTCACCGTCTCGACGCGCTCGGCGGGCTCGTCGCGCGCGCAGCTCGAGAACTCTCGTCGCGGCTCGGCGCATCCTGA
- a CDS encoding LacI family DNA-binding transcriptional regulator, which yields MEDVAREAGVSGQTVSRVVNSRGYVGAATRERVEAAMQSLGYRPNSAARALRSGRFRTIGVVMFSFSSYGNQRTLDAIAVRAAQLGYALTLIPVESSAGETVAGAFRRLEEHAVDGIIIVIEAHQLDEADIEIPAGLPVVFVDSNRADTHPFVDTDQAQGATLATEHLLDLGHDTVWHVAGPAKSYSAERRREAWRATLDARGLTIPEVIQGDWSAASGYEAGLRLRELDGVTAVFAANDQMAIGVLRAFREVGREVPGDVSIVGFDGLPDAAQLWPPLTTVQQHPERVGALAVDALLVELDGEERQQTPLVGTELIVRESTAPPKTR from the coding sequence ATGGAGGATGTGGCCCGGGAAGCCGGGGTCTCCGGACAGACCGTCTCACGGGTGGTGAACTCCCGCGGATACGTCGGAGCGGCGACGCGCGAGCGGGTGGAAGCCGCCATGCAGAGTCTCGGCTACCGCCCGAACAGCGCCGCGCGCGCCCTGCGGTCCGGGCGCTTCCGCACCATCGGCGTGGTGATGTTCTCATTCAGCTCGTACGGAAACCAGCGCACCCTCGATGCGATCGCCGTGCGCGCCGCGCAGCTCGGCTACGCCCTGACGCTCATCCCCGTCGAGTCGAGCGCCGGGGAGACCGTCGCGGGCGCCTTCCGTCGGCTCGAGGAGCACGCGGTCGACGGCATCATCATCGTCATCGAGGCGCATCAGCTCGACGAGGCCGACATCGAGATCCCCGCGGGGCTGCCGGTCGTCTTCGTGGACTCGAACCGCGCCGACACGCATCCGTTCGTCGACACCGACCAGGCGCAGGGCGCGACGCTCGCGACCGAACACCTGCTCGACCTCGGCCACGACACCGTGTGGCACGTCGCGGGGCCGGCCAAGTCGTACTCCGCAGAGCGTCGGCGCGAGGCCTGGCGCGCGACGCTCGACGCCCGGGGCCTCACGATCCCCGAGGTCATTCAGGGGGACTGGTCGGCGGCCTCCGGCTACGAAGCCGGCCTTCGACTGCGTGAGCTCGACGGGGTCACCGCAGTGTTCGCCGCGAACGACCAGATGGCGATCGGCGTCCTGCGGGCCTTCCGCGAGGTCGGCCGCGAGGTGCCGGGCGACGTCAGCATCGTCGGCTTCGACGGACTGCCGGATGCGGCGCAGCTCTGGCCCCCGCTGACCACCGTGCAGCAGCATCCGGAGCGGGTCGGCGCGCTCGCCGTCGATGCCCTTCTCGTCGAGCTCGACGGCGAAGAGCGTCAGCAGACGCCGCTCGTGGGGACCGAGCTCATCGTGCGGGAGAGCACGGCGCCGCCGAAGACGCGCTGA
- a CDS encoding carbohydrate ABC transporter permease — protein sequence MTTEIPAALGAPGIRRRDKRDWKGWAFVGPFMVVFALVFLTPLAYALYLSFFQERLIGGNSFVGLDNYVRALSDPQFWEAFGRVLIFLVVQVPIMLVLALGAALALDSARLRGASFFRIIIFLPYAVPAVVAVLMWGYIYGDQFGLASNVNDFLGIDAITPFAKEWMLVSIGNIVTWEFVGYNMLIFYSSLKTIPTDMYEAASLDGAGAWRTIFSIKIPSVRGALVIATIFSIIGSFQLFNEPNILRPLAPNVITTFFTPNMYAYNLSFAGQQFNYAATIAIIMGVITAVIAYVVQLRGSKSEVR from the coding sequence ATGACGACTGAAATCCCCGCAGCTCTCGGAGCCCCAGGCATCCGACGCCGCGACAAGCGCGACTGGAAGGGATGGGCCTTCGTCGGCCCGTTCATGGTCGTGTTCGCCCTGGTGTTCCTGACACCGCTCGCCTACGCCCTGTACCTGAGCTTCTTCCAGGAGAGGCTCATCGGCGGCAACTCGTTCGTCGGTCTCGACAACTACGTCCGCGCGCTGAGCGACCCGCAGTTCTGGGAGGCGTTCGGCCGCGTGCTGATCTTCCTCGTCGTGCAGGTGCCGATCATGCTCGTGCTCGCGCTCGGCGCGGCCCTGGCCCTCGACAGCGCACGGCTGCGCGGAGCCTCCTTCTTCCGCATCATCATCTTCCTGCCGTACGCCGTGCCGGCCGTCGTCGCGGTGCTCATGTGGGGCTACATCTACGGCGACCAGTTCGGTCTCGCCAGCAACGTCAACGACTTCCTCGGCATCGACGCCATCACCCCGTTCGCCAAGGAATGGATGCTGGTCTCGATCGGCAACATCGTCACGTGGGAGTTCGTCGGCTACAACATGCTGATCTTCTACTCGTCGCTGAAGACCATTCCCACCGACATGTACGAGGCCGCCTCGCTCGACGGCGCCGGGGCGTGGCGGACGATCTTCTCGATCAAGATCCCCTCCGTCCGCGGCGCACTCGTGATCGCCACGATCTTCTCGATCATCGGCAGCTTCCAGCTCTTCAACGAGCCGAACATCCTGCGCCCGCTCGCCCCGAACGTGATCACCACGTTCTTCACCCCGAACATGTACGCGTACAACCTGTCGTTCGCAGGCCAGCAGTTCAACTACGCCGCAACGATCGCCATCATCATGGGCGTCATCACCGCGGTCATCGCCTACGTCGTGCAGCTGCGCGGCTCGAAGTCTGAGGTGCGCTGA
- a CDS encoding carbohydrate ABC transporter permease, translating to MNPRKSNTLLIVMVVYALYTLVPLVWLIFSSTKTQSGLFSSFGLWFADDFAFFDNIVATFSYRDGIFLRWLGNTLLYVVVGAGGATLLATMAGYGLAKFRFPGRRAVFAVVLGAVAVPGTALAVPTFLLFSELGLTNTPWAVIIPSLISPFGLYLIWVFATESVPTELLEAARIDGAGEFRTFFTISMRLLAPGIVTVALFTVVATWNNYFLPLIMLSDPAWYPLTVGLNQWSAQAIGAGSQPIYNLVIMGSLLTIIPIVIAFLLLQRFWQSGLTAGSVKQ from the coding sequence ATGAATCCGCGCAAGTCCAACACCCTGCTGATCGTCATGGTCGTCTACGCGCTGTACACCCTGGTGCCGCTGGTCTGGCTGATCTTCAGCTCGACCAAGACGCAGTCGGGGCTGTTCAGCTCGTTCGGGCTCTGGTTCGCCGACGACTTCGCGTTCTTCGACAACATCGTCGCCACATTCTCGTACCGCGACGGCATCTTCCTGCGCTGGCTCGGCAACACGCTCCTGTACGTCGTCGTCGGCGCGGGTGGCGCGACGCTGCTCGCGACGATGGCCGGCTACGGTCTCGCGAAGTTCCGCTTTCCCGGTCGCCGTGCGGTCTTCGCCGTCGTCCTCGGTGCCGTGGCGGTGCCCGGCACGGCCCTGGCGGTCCCGACCTTCCTGCTGTTCAGCGAGCTCGGGCTGACGAACACCCCCTGGGCGGTCATCATCCCCTCGCTGATCAGCCCGTTCGGCCTGTACCTGATCTGGGTGTTCGCGACGGAGTCCGTGCCGACCGAGCTGCTCGAGGCCGCACGCATCGACGGCGCGGGCGAGTTCCGCACCTTCTTCACGATCTCGATGCGGCTCCTGGCGCCGGGCATCGTCACCGTGGCGCTCTTCACGGTCGTCGCGACCTGGAACAACTACTTCCTCCCCCTGATCATGCTGTCCGATCCCGCCTGGTACCCGCTCACCGTGGGCCTCAACCAGTGGAGCGCTCAGGCGATCGGAGCGGGATCCCAGCCCATCTACAACCTCGTGATCATGGGCTCCCTCCTCACGATCATCCCGATCGTCATCGCCTTCCTGCTGCTGCAGCGGTTCTGGCAGTCAGGTCTCACCGCGGGAAGCGTCAAGCAGTAG
- a CDS encoding sugar ABC transporter substrate-binding protein → MKHLPSPARRTLTVLAAGTVAALALAGCGAGNTGDAGGGNAGSGSFDSVEAALEKGGEITYWSWTPSAEAQVAAFEKEYPNVTVNLVNAGTNNEEYTKLQNAIKAGSGAPDVVQVEYYAFPQFALTDAFVDLSQYGFADFEDDYTASTWNSVTDGDAVYGLPQDSGPMALFYNKAVFDAAGVEVPTTWDEYYEAAKTIHAANPDAYITNDAGDAGFATSMIWQAGGQPFETDGTDVTIDLEDAGSKKWTENWNRLVEEDLVAPYGSWSDEWFRALGDGSLATLVIGAWMPGNLITGAPDGAGDWRVAPMPSYDGKPASAENGGGGQAVTTQSKNPELAAGFLWWLNNSEDSISIFLESGGFPSTNAELSSEEFLADAPEYFGGQKINEVLAAAAGDVVQGWNYLPYQVYANSIFGDTVGQSYQSGTDLNQGLTSWQDALTEYGNAQGFTVNK, encoded by the coding sequence ATGAAGCACCTTCCCTCCCCCGCGCGTCGCACCCTCACGGTGCTCGCCGCGGGCACCGTGGCAGCGCTGGCGCTGGCCGGCTGCGGCGCCGGAAACACCGGTGACGCCGGCGGCGGCAACGCGGGCTCCGGTTCGTTCGACTCCGTCGAGGCGGCACTCGAGAAGGGCGGCGAGATCACCTACTGGTCGTGGACCCCGTCCGCCGAGGCGCAGGTCGCAGCCTTCGAGAAGGAATACCCGAACGTCACCGTCAACCTCGTCAACGCCGGCACCAACAACGAGGAGTACACGAAGCTGCAGAACGCCATCAAGGCCGGCTCCGGTGCTCCCGACGTCGTGCAGGTCGAGTACTACGCCTTCCCGCAGTTCGCCCTGACCGACGCGTTCGTCGACCTGTCGCAGTACGGCTTCGCCGACTTCGAAGACGACTACACCGCGTCGACCTGGAACTCCGTCACCGACGGCGACGCCGTCTACGGCCTGCCGCAGGACTCCGGCCCCATGGCCCTCTTCTACAACAAGGCCGTGTTCGATGCCGCAGGCGTCGAGGTTCCCACCACCTGGGACGAGTACTACGAGGCGGCCAAGACCATCCACGCGGCGAACCCCGACGCATACATCACCAACGACGCCGGTGACGCGGGCTTCGCGACATCGATGATCTGGCAGGCGGGTGGCCAGCCGTTCGAGACCGACGGAACCGACGTCACCATCGACCTGGAGGATGCCGGCTCGAAGAAGTGGACCGAGAACTGGAACCGCCTCGTCGAGGAAGACCTCGTCGCGCCGTACGGCAGCTGGAGCGACGAGTGGTTCCGCGCCCTCGGCGACGGAAGCCTCGCGACCCTCGTGATCGGCGCCTGGATGCCCGGCAACCTGATCACGGGCGCACCGGACGGTGCCGGTGACTGGCGCGTCGCCCCAATGCCGAGCTACGACGGCAAGCCCGCCAGCGCCGAGAACGGCGGCGGCGGCCAGGCTGTCACCACGCAGAGCAAGAACCCCGAGCTCGCGGCCGGTTTCCTGTGGTGGCTGAACAACTCCGAGGACAGCATCTCGATCTTCCTCGAGTCGGGCGGGTTCCCGTCGACGAACGCGGAGCTGTCGAGCGAGGAGTTCCTCGCCGATGCGCCCGAGTACTTCGGCGGCCAGAAGATCAACGAGGTCCTCGCGGCAGCCGCCGGTGACGTCGTCCAAGGCTGGAACTACCTCCCGTACCAGGTGTACGCGAACAGCATCTTCGGCGACACCGTCGGCCAGTCGTACCAGAGCGGAACCGACCTGAACCAGGGCCTGACCTCCTGGCAGGACGCGCTGACCGAGTACGGCAACGCACAGGGCTTCACCGTCAACAAGTAG
- a CDS encoding beta-galactosidase family protein, which translates to MTSFSLGATDFLRDGVPHQVISGALHYFRVHPDQWQDRIHKARLMGLNTIETYVAWNAHEPRRGDWDASGWNDLGRFLDLVHAEGMDAIVRPGPYICAEWHNGGLPVWLTGGERELRSSEPAFLADVSAYLRRVYEIVAPRQIDRGGPVVLVQIENEYGAYGADKAYLEALVAVTRDSGITVPLTTVDQPVDQMLADGSLPDLHKTGSFGSRSVERLETLRKHQPTGPLMCSEFWDGWFDWWGGVHHTTDVAAAASDLDALLAAGASVNIYMFHGGTNFGLTNGANDKGRYLPLVTSYDYDAPLDEAGEPTSKFFAFREVISRYAPVPEELPAAAAPLPAFEVDLTPAGAWTDAAASPLVTDRPQTFDELAHLSALVRYDVELPGNDGGLLTVEDVRDLAWVSVDGQHVGTLSRTRHDRAVRIPAGRTLSILVEDQGRVNYDHRLGEEKGLIGVVALDGTPLTGWRSTPLDVRPIAAEVGARQDSVLTGSGPTAWTADFTLESASDLFLDTASWSKGYAFVNGFFLGRYWRNGPQRTLYVPAPATLAGSNRLVVLELEHVLAPRAKFVPALSLGVTEE; encoded by the coding sequence GTGACCTCCTTCTCCCTCGGCGCCACCGACTTCCTCCGCGACGGCGTGCCGCACCAGGTGATCTCCGGCGCTCTGCACTACTTCCGGGTGCACCCCGACCAGTGGCAGGACCGCATCCACAAGGCGCGACTCATGGGTCTGAACACCATCGAGACCTACGTCGCCTGGAACGCGCACGAGCCGCGTCGCGGCGACTGGGATGCGAGCGGATGGAACGACCTCGGTCGATTCCTCGACCTCGTGCACGCCGAGGGCATGGACGCCATCGTGCGCCCCGGCCCCTACATCTGCGCCGAATGGCACAACGGCGGACTCCCGGTCTGGCTCACCGGCGGCGAGCGCGAACTGCGCTCCTCCGAGCCGGCATTCCTCGCCGACGTGAGCGCATACCTGCGCCGCGTCTACGAGATCGTGGCGCCGCGCCAGATCGATCGCGGCGGCCCGGTCGTGCTCGTGCAGATCGAGAACGAATACGGCGCGTACGGCGCCGACAAGGCCTACCTCGAAGCGCTCGTCGCGGTCACGAGGGACTCCGGCATCACCGTGCCGCTGACCACGGTCGACCAGCCGGTCGATCAGATGCTGGCCGACGGCAGCCTTCCTGACCTGCACAAGACCGGATCCTTCGGCTCGCGCAGCGTGGAGCGGCTTGAAACCCTCCGGAAGCACCAGCCCACCGGCCCCCTCATGTGCTCGGAGTTCTGGGACGGGTGGTTCGACTGGTGGGGCGGAGTGCATCACACGACCGACGTCGCCGCCGCGGCATCCGATCTCGACGCACTCCTCGCCGCCGGCGCCTCGGTCAACATCTACATGTTCCACGGGGGCACCAACTTCGGCCTCACCAACGGAGCCAACGACAAGGGGCGCTACCTGCCGCTCGTCACCTCGTACGACTACGACGCCCCGCTCGACGAGGCCGGCGAGCCGACAAGCAAGTTCTTCGCCTTCCGCGAGGTGATCTCCCGGTACGCCCCGGTGCCCGAGGAGCTTCCGGCCGCGGCCGCGCCGCTGCCGGCCTTCGAGGTCGACCTGACTCCCGCCGGAGCATGGACGGATGCCGCGGCATCCCCCCTGGTCACCGATCGCCCGCAGACGTTCGACGAACTCGCCCACCTCAGCGCGCTCGTGCGCTACGACGTGGAATTGCCCGGGAACGACGGCGGGCTGCTCACTGTCGAGGACGTTCGCGACCTCGCCTGGGTGAGTGTCGACGGACAGCACGTCGGCACGCTCTCGAGGACGCGCCACGACCGCGCGGTGCGGATTCCTGCGGGACGCACGCTCAGCATCCTCGTCGAAGACCAGGGCCGAGTGAACTACGACCACCGCTTGGGCGAGGAGAAGGGGCTGATCGGCGTCGTCGCACTCGACGGCACCCCGCTCACCGGGTGGCGTTCGACGCCTCTCGACGTCCGCCCGATCGCGGCGGAGGTCGGCGCCCGTCAGGACAGCGTGCTCACAGGCAGCGGCCCGACGGCCTGGACCGCAGACTTCACGCTGGAGTCGGCGTCCGACCTCTTCCTCGACACCGCGTCGTGGAGCAAAGGCTACGCGTTCGTCAACGGATTCTTCCTCGGCCGCTACTGGCGCAACGGTCCGCAGCGCACACTGTACGTTCCTGCGCCCGCGACGCTGGCGGGATCGAACCGCTTGGTGGTGCTGGAGTTGGAGCATGTCCTGGCACCGCGGGCGAAGTTCGTGCCTGCGCTGTCTCTCGGCGTCACGGAGGAGTGA
- a CDS encoding GAF domain-containing protein → MRSRDDSVPRGVGPERALELGICGIGGRLEAAPGSLAEALVTADAQSGIRLAWRIERFAKAPIGAFVWTRDVDGLTYLGRIAGPWAYDPGEDAAAVDLVHVRPCEWLAEPIDQAQVPGGVRATFARNGRNWQRIHDADAERLSAGLWHRYRD, encoded by the coding sequence ATGCGCTCGCGCGACGATTCGGTGCCCCGCGGTGTGGGGCCGGAGCGGGCCCTCGAGCTCGGCATCTGCGGCATCGGCGGCAGGCTGGAGGCGGCTCCCGGCTCACTGGCCGAGGCGCTGGTCACGGCAGACGCGCAGTCCGGCATCCGATTGGCGTGGCGTATCGAACGGTTCGCGAAGGCGCCGATCGGTGCGTTCGTGTGGACGAGGGATGTCGACGGCCTGACCTATCTCGGACGCATCGCCGGCCCGTGGGCGTATGACCCCGGGGAGGACGCCGCCGCCGTGGACCTCGTACATGTCCGGCCCTGCGAGTGGCTCGCGGAACCGATCGACCAGGCGCAGGTGCCGGGCGGTGTGCGGGCCACCTTTGCCCGCAACGGTCGGAACTGGCAGCGCATCCATGACGCTGATGCCGAGCGGTTGTCCGCCGGGCTCTGGCACAGGTACCGCGACTGA